Proteins encoded in a region of the Deinococcus sp. YIM 134068 genome:
- a CDS encoding ABC transporter substrate-binding protein, which translates to MLAIPQDEGELSPFTYVTGYPGYNLMSLVYDTLFVNDLNDVPRPWLVESYSVKDGKVWTLKLKDGVKWHDGRPLTSADVKFSFEYYKKYPVVGRFASAVRPITSIRTPDARTVIITLEQPGANFLLQPLADAPILPRHIWESVTAPKTFKNVIGSGPYKLVDHKTDQSYRLTENADYFAAKPGADEVVLAVIPDPTSMFQALQAGQINAAAREVPPELIQRFAGNARLKTLRGPSYTSTLLQFNTTTAPFNNVGFRRVVAGLVNNKALVETILLGNGTPGTAGFVHPDSPFFSKAAPAYPKMTLAQANRALDTLGFKLNRAGVRMGRDGKPLDLTFLVASNNPQRIRAAEIIASQLRPTGIRLTIKSLDPTTVQQALWPDFDVAKGRNFDVAMWGWSAPVQSQLNLAGLFHSNPVIGTLNVGGYRNKTVDTLTTRMLTTVDANARETLAARVQEIIAKDLPFLTLWYPDTVYAFDANAYDGWKFQKGQGIINKRSFLR; encoded by the coding sequence TCGCCGTTCACGTACGTCACCGGCTACCCCGGATACAACCTGATGAGCCTGGTGTACGACACGTTGTTCGTCAATGACCTTAACGACGTGCCCCGGCCGTGGCTGGTCGAGTCGTACTCGGTGAAGGACGGGAAGGTCTGGACGCTGAAGTTAAAAGACGGCGTCAAGTGGCACGATGGTCGACCGCTGACCAGCGCGGATGTCAAGTTCAGCTTCGAGTACTACAAGAAGTACCCGGTCGTGGGCCGCTTCGCCTCGGCGGTGCGCCCCATCACCAGCATCCGCACCCCGGACGCACGCACGGTGATCATCACCCTCGAGCAGCCGGGCGCCAATTTCCTCCTCCAGCCTCTCGCGGACGCGCCCATCCTGCCCAGACACATCTGGGAGAGCGTCACCGCTCCGAAGACATTCAAGAACGTCATCGGCTCCGGACCTTACAAACTCGTCGACCACAAGACCGACCAGTCCTACCGTTTAACGGAGAATGCGGATTACTTCGCCGCCAAGCCCGGTGCCGATGAGGTGGTCCTGGCGGTCATTCCGGACCCAACCTCCATGTTCCAGGCGCTCCAGGCCGGGCAGATCAACGCCGCCGCGCGTGAAGTGCCGCCGGAACTCATTCAACGGTTCGCCGGGAACGCCCGCCTGAAGACCCTGCGGGGCCCCAGCTACACGAGTACGCTCTTGCAGTTCAACACCACCACCGCGCCATTTAACAACGTGGGGTTCCGGCGGGTGGTTGCCGGACTGGTCAACAACAAGGCGCTGGTCGAAACGATCCTCCTGGGCAACGGCACTCCCGGCACCGCAGGCTTCGTGCATCCAGACAGTCCCTTCTTCAGCAAAGCGGCCCCGGCCTACCCGAAAATGACGCTGGCGCAGGCGAACAGGGCGCTGGATACCCTCGGCTTCAAGCTCAACCGCGCCGGGGTCCGGATGGGAAGAGATGGCAAACCCCTGGACCTGACCTTTCTGGTCGCCTCCAACAACCCGCAGCGGATTCGCGCGGCGGAGATCATCGCCTCGCAGCTGCGCCCGACGGGCATCCGGCTCACCATCAAGTCGCTGGATCCCACGACGGTTCAGCAGGCGCTGTGGCCCGATTTCGATGTCGCGAAAGGCCGCAATTTCGACGTGGCCATGTGGGGCTGGTCGGCGCCCGTTCAATCGCAGCTCAACCTGGCGGGACTGTTCCACTCGAACCCCGTGATCGGCACCTTGAACGTCGGTGGGTACCGGAACAAGACGGTGGACACCTTGACCACGCGCATGCTGACGACGGTGGATGCCAATGCCCGCGAGACGCTCGCCGCACGCGTTCAGGAGATCATTGCCAAGGACCTGCCGTTCCTGACGCTGTGGTACCCCGACACGGTGTACGCCTTTGACGCGAATGCGTACGACGGCTGGAAGTTCCAGAAGGGGCAGGGCATCATCAACAAGCGTTCGTTCTTGAGGTAA